Proteins encoded within one genomic window of [Enterobacter] lignolyticus SCF1:
- the actS gene encoding amidase activator ActS, whose translation MRHPFRLLLCLTLGLILVGCSSDSGDGSTYTVKRGDTLYRISRATGTSVSDLARLNNLSPPYTIEIGQRLKTNGSAGTSKSGKPKGSTSTAKVVPSSAVPQSSWPPVGQRCWRWPTSGKVILPYSTADGGNKGIDIAGSRGQPVYAAGAGKVVYVGNQLRGYGNLIMIKHSEDYITAYAHNDKMMVNNGQSVKIGQQIATMGSSDADTVKLHFQIRYRATAIDPLRYLPPQGSKPKC comes from the coding sequence ATTCGACATCCATTCCGTCTTCTTCTGTGCCTCACGCTGGGGCTTATTCTCGTGGGGTGCTCCTCGGATTCCGGCGATGGCTCGACGTATACCGTCAAGCGCGGCGATACGCTGTACCGCATTTCGCGCGCGACCGGCACCAGCGTCAGCGATCTGGCGCGGCTCAATAACCTGTCGCCGCCGTATACCATTGAGATAGGGCAGCGTCTGAAGACCAATGGCAGCGCGGGAACGTCGAAGAGCGGGAAACCGAAGGGCAGCACCAGCACGGCGAAGGTCGTTCCTTCTTCGGCAGTACCGCAATCCTCATGGCCGCCGGTAGGTCAGCGCTGCTGGCGCTGGCCGACGAGCGGAAAAGTGATATTGCCGTATTCCACCGCCGACGGCGGTAATAAAGGGATTGATATCGCGGGTTCCCGTGGGCAGCCGGTTTATGCCGCTGGCGCGGGGAAGGTGGTTTACGTTGGCAACCAACTGCGCGGTTATGGCAACCTGATCATGATTAAGCACAGTGAGGATTACATCACGGCTTATGCGCATAATGACAAGATGATGGTGAATAACGGCCAGAGCGTGAAAATTGGCCAGCAGATAGCCACCATGGGCAGCTCGGACGCGGATACCGTGAAGCTTCACTTCCAGATTCGCTACCGCGCGACGGCTATCGATCCGCTGCGCTATCTGCCGCCGCAGGGCAGTAAACCTAAGTGTTAA
- a CDS encoding DUF3100 domain-containing protein, translating to MSTDCQNRNIVILVVVAAIVTVISEFVGVIKIDAFGVKFSLLPMLYAVILGVLVTPDLLGKVIKPLGRVLTPDTIKMTGNIVMLALLPLGVKYGTLVGPNVTEVIKAGPALILQELGNLGSVLIAMPLALLLGMRREAIGACSSISREPSLGVIGEKYGIDSPEGTGVLGTYIVGSVIGTVFFGIISPLGLSLGLHPLSLAVACGLGSGSMMAAASASLANAVPELSGQILAFAATSNMLAAVTGMYALIFLALPLSNFLYKTFMREQQVDVKS from the coding sequence ATGAGCACAGATTGTCAAAACAGAAATATTGTTATATTGGTTGTGGTAGCGGCCATCGTTACAGTTATATCTGAATTCGTTGGTGTCATTAAAATTGATGCGTTTGGAGTAAAGTTCAGTTTGTTGCCAATGTTGTATGCGGTTATTCTTGGCGTTTTGGTGACGCCTGATTTACTGGGTAAAGTAATTAAGCCGCTTGGTCGGGTATTAACACCTGACACTATCAAAATGACTGGCAACATTGTCATGCTGGCACTTCTTCCTCTTGGGGTTAAATACGGTACGCTTGTTGGACCTAACGTGACAGAGGTTATTAAAGCCGGTCCTGCGCTGATATTACAGGAACTGGGAAACCTGGGTTCAGTACTGATCGCCATGCCCCTGGCGTTACTGCTGGGAATGCGTCGCGAGGCAATTGGCGCATGCTCCAGTATATCCCGAGAACCGTCACTGGGCGTTATTGGTGAGAAATATGGGATAGACAGCCCTGAGGGGACTGGGGTTCTTGGTACCTACATTGTGGGAAGCGTAATTGGTACGGTTTTCTTCGGTATTATCAGCCCTCTTGGGTTGTCACTCGGCCTGCATCCGCTGTCATTGGCTGTCGCCTGTGGTCTGGGCTCAGGGAGTATGATGGCTGCAGCCTCTGCTTCGCTCGCAAACGCTGTCCCGGAACTGTCCGGACAAATCCTTGCTTTTGCTGCAACCAGTAACATGCTGGCTGCTGTTACGGGTATGTATGCGTTGATATTTCTTGCGCTCCCACTCAGCAATTTTCTCTACAAAACGTTCATGCGCGAGCAACAGGTGGATGTGAAATCATGA
- a CDS encoding M20 metallopeptidase family protein: MKDYQISDKIKYLEDFSRETRHYLHTIPEASGVEHLTSRYCKELMKANGYRITESSKYTGFWADLHLSDDFPRIAFRADMDGLEMPDLSDVSYKSRHDNLSHNCGHDAHMAIALTAARYMAEHPGELCFNIRFIFQMAEEDMRVPGAELMVAEGCMEGVDEVYALHNDASMDVGEVRINNNIMSSWGAAWTLDVRGISAHGSTPQKGLDAISETVRIINDLDYIVAKKTSPFSPAVFGCGMIHGGTVPNAIPDYVQARGTIRSMDEETDAILKNSFSSIIQGSELRGYKTTMTCTGYPAIINHRDAYNRVLAAATGFLTRVDKNCKPMTGSEDFSYMINAQKQQKGAFFFLGSGCREKGISNYLHSNPYYLDDDCLLIGAQIFIALATHRSC, from the coding sequence ATGAAAGATTACCAGATATCCGATAAAATAAAATATCTTGAAGATTTCAGTCGGGAAACCCGGCATTATTTGCACACGATCCCTGAGGCTTCTGGTGTTGAACATCTGACGTCCCGTTACTGCAAAGAACTGATGAAAGCTAACGGTTACAGGATAACTGAAAGCAGCAAATACACAGGTTTCTGGGCCGATCTGCATCTGTCTGATGATTTCCCTCGCATTGCGTTCAGAGCCGATATGGATGGTCTGGAAATGCCGGATCTGAGCGATGTCAGCTATAAATCACGCCATGACAACCTGTCACACAATTGCGGGCATGATGCTCATATGGCAATAGCGCTCACCGCTGCACGTTATATGGCTGAACACCCCGGAGAGCTGTGCTTCAACATTCGCTTTATCTTCCAGATGGCAGAAGAGGATATGCGTGTGCCGGGAGCTGAACTGATGGTGGCAGAAGGTTGTATGGAGGGTGTGGATGAGGTTTACGCGCTGCACAACGATGCATCAATGGATGTGGGCGAGGTGAGAATCAATAACAACATTATGTCCTCCTGGGGGGCGGCGTGGACACTGGATGTTCGTGGTATTTCTGCACATGGCTCCACCCCGCAGAAAGGTCTGGATGCCATCAGCGAAACGGTGCGTATCATTAACGATCTGGATTACATTGTTGCGAAAAAAACCAGTCCCTTCAGCCCGGCAGTATTTGGTTGCGGCATGATCCACGGCGGCACTGTACCAAATGCAATTCCTGACTACGTGCAGGCTCGTGGCACCATCCGTTCAATGGATGAAGAGACTGATGCTATTCTAAAAAACAGCTTCTCATCGATAATTCAGGGCAGTGAGTTACGTGGCTACAAAACCACAATGACCTGCACCGGATATCCGGCAATCATAAACCACCGGGATGCCTACAACCGGGTTCTGGCTGCAGCCACTGGTTTTCTGACGCGTGTCGACAAAAACTGTAAACCAATGACCGGCAGCGAAGACTTCAGTTACATGATTAACGCCCAGAAACAGCAGAAAGGTGCGTTCTTTTTTTTGGGGAGTGGCTGCAGGGAAAAAGGGATCTCGAATTACCTGCATTCAAATCCTTATTACCTTGACGACGATTGCCTGCTGATTGGCGCGCAGATTTTTATTGCGCTGGCGACGCACCGCTCCTGCTAA
- the tdcA gene encoding transcriptional regulator TdcA: MKELPKSRHLQVFLEVARSGGILSASRSLNMTQPSVTRVIKELETYIGTPLFIRTNVGVSLNHAGTLFHTHTLAYVHGMQRAVSDVQREFCQRGESFSVGYSSLVGYIILPDVINEFKMVNKGVTINIHEGQLSSLLPMINNRTLDCAIGTVSGNSLACEYHSEKLFSSRFAVFSSVLSPYARARSLKELRTAKWVLPETRFGYYYQLNSYLEQYGIDVSSAIRTDSISSILSLVTRADYLTVLARQMGGGRNKNLSLYEVKIAEELPVADYHFIHSKSCFPSVFLEGFMNIIRERCPANLW; encoded by the coding sequence ATGAAAGAGCTCCCCAAAAGTCGACATCTACAGGTATTTTTAGAAGTGGCCCGCAGTGGCGGAATACTGAGTGCTTCGCGCTCACTGAATATGACACAGCCATCGGTAACCCGGGTAATCAAAGAGCTGGAGACCTATATCGGCACTCCGCTGTTTATACGAACGAACGTCGGTGTTTCTCTGAACCACGCCGGTACTCTTTTTCACACGCACACCCTTGCCTATGTGCACGGCATGCAACGCGCGGTATCGGATGTTCAGCGCGAATTCTGTCAGCGCGGTGAGTCTTTCTCAGTAGGATACTCATCGCTCGTGGGTTATATCATCCTCCCGGATGTCATCAACGAATTCAAGATGGTTAATAAGGGGGTGACGATTAATATCCACGAGGGCCAGCTTTCGAGCCTGCTGCCGATGATTAATAACCGGACGCTGGATTGCGCAATTGGTACCGTATCAGGAAATTCTCTGGCCTGTGAATATCACTCTGAGAAGCTGTTCAGTAGCCGATTTGCGGTATTCTCATCAGTACTTAGTCCATATGCCAGAGCCAGAAGCCTCAAAGAGTTGAGGACCGCGAAATGGGTGCTGCCTGAGACCCGTTTTGGATATTATTACCAGCTCAACAGTTACCTCGAACAATATGGTATTGATGTCAGTTCGGCTATCCGGACCGACTCCATCTCTTCCATTCTGAGCCTGGTGACGAGGGCTGACTACCTTACAGTTCTTGCCCGGCAAATGGGAGGTGGAAGGAACAAAAACCTTTCTCTTTATGAGGTAAAAATCGCCGAGGAGCTGCCTGTTGCCGACTATCACTTCATCCACAGTAAAAGCTGTTTCCCTTCTGTGTTTCTCGAAGGATTCATGAACATTATCAGGGAACGATGCCCGGCGAATCTTTGGTAG
- a CDS encoding SDR family NAD(P)-dependent oxidoreductase: MKRVVVITGGGTGIGAACAQLLAQEGDRVFIIGRRAEPLKSLAARIGVQALVGDAASSACWQDELLPAILQDTGRIDCLISSAGGMGLGRITDMADADWQRALDSNLKSAFASARACLPSLIQSRGNMVLLASIASLAAGPQACGYITAKHALIGLMRSIARDYGPLGVRANAVCPGWVTTPMADEEMQPLMQAHQLSLEEAYQRVCQDVPLRRPASAEEIARVCRFLASPDASIVTGAVLVADGGSTIVDIPTLAFTSL, encoded by the coding sequence ATGAAGAGAGTGGTTGTGATTACCGGAGGGGGAACCGGCATTGGCGCCGCCTGCGCTCAGCTGCTGGCGCAGGAGGGTGACCGGGTATTTATCATCGGACGCAGAGCGGAGCCGCTGAAATCGCTGGCGGCCCGCATTGGCGTACAGGCCCTGGTGGGCGATGCGGCCAGCTCAGCCTGTTGGCAGGACGAGCTGCTGCCCGCCATTTTGCAGGATACCGGGCGGATTGATTGCCTGATAAGCAGCGCGGGCGGTATGGGGCTTGGGCGCATCACCGACATGGCTGACGCCGACTGGCAGCGCGCGCTGGACAGCAATCTGAAGAGCGCGTTCGCCAGCGCCCGGGCCTGCCTGCCTTCGCTGATTCAGAGCCGGGGAAATATGGTGCTGCTTGCCTCGATTGCATCGTTGGCCGCAGGTCCGCAGGCGTGTGGGTATATCACCGCGAAACATGCCCTGATCGGCCTGATGCGGTCGATTGCCCGGGATTATGGCCCTCTGGGTGTGCGCGCTAACGCGGTCTGCCCGGGCTGGGTAACCACCCCGATGGCGGATGAAGAGATGCAGCCGCTGATGCAGGCGCATCAATTAAGTCTTGAAGAGGCCTATCAGCGGGTGTGCCAGGATGTACCGCTGCGCCGCCCGGCGAGTGCCGAAGAGATTGCCAGAGTCTGCCGTTTTCTGGCCTCCCCCGACGCCTCCATCGTTACGGGAGCCGTATTGGTCGCCGACGGCGGATCCACGATTGTCGATATCCCCACGTTAGCATTTACGTCACTGTAA
- a CDS encoding molybdenum cofactor biosynthesis F family protein: MSSEAIFIQVGALADGFAPQSNTLEKQNGLAGKRLTLHFSNGGTAECQFNDESTLNWGEHQDIAYRATSIRPEILFVDFLDPARENATLTLVADCRKGGFTLVYGKLPDETQARLDAFSRVEQGLPLTAVEVEFRFGTLDDAIATPPGFTDELIGMRNMYIYSPTERYEHIYLNDNFYAWQCLEGVEKGLADVDRCHYVKVTEQLYLFVWREKIIPTLGVVMIDLQAKRTDGKILGYQANDFAALSNFAVGAYAQVLNTTVYPRG, translated from the coding sequence ATGAGTTCAGAAGCAATTTTTATTCAGGTCGGCGCATTGGCTGATGGTTTCGCCCCTCAGAGCAATACCCTGGAGAAGCAGAACGGGCTGGCGGGAAAGCGCCTGACGCTCCATTTCAGCAACGGTGGTACCGCAGAGTGCCAGTTTAATGATGAAAGCACCCTGAACTGGGGGGAGCATCAGGACATTGCCTACCGTGCCACCAGTATCCGCCCGGAAATCCTGTTCGTCGATTTTCTCGACCCGGCGCGGGAAAACGCCACCCTCACGCTGGTCGCTGATTGCCGGAAGGGAGGCTTCACTCTGGTGTACGGCAAACTACCCGATGAAACGCAGGCGCGTCTGGATGCCTTTAGCCGGGTAGAGCAGGGGTTGCCGTTGACCGCCGTAGAGGTTGAATTCCGCTTCGGCACGCTCGACGACGCCATCGCTACGCCGCCAGGCTTTACGGATGAGCTGATAGGTATGCGCAACATGTATATCTACAGCCCCACTGAGCGCTACGAACATATCTACCTGAATGATAATTTCTATGCCTGGCAGTGCCTGGAGGGGGTGGAAAAAGGGCTGGCGGATGTTGATCGCTGTCACTACGTTAAAGTGACCGAACAGCTCTACCTCTTTGTGTGGCGGGAGAAAATTATTCCTACGCTCGGCGTAGTGATGATTGACCTGCAGGCGAAGCGCACGGACGGCAAGATTTTGGGCTATCAGGCGAACGACTTTGCGGCGTTGAGCAATTTTGCGGTAGGCGCTTACGCGCAGGTATTAAATACCACCGTTTACCCGCGGGGATAA
- the glaH gene encoding glutarate dioxygenase GlaH, with the protein MNTLTAVKQHAADVSRSANGFTVAPSRQSPRMLELTFSAQVTKKFLQQVEQWPVQALEYKSFLRFKVGKILDDLCGNQLQPLLLNTLLNRSEGALLIGAEGIDNVAQADEMVKLATAVAHLIGRSNFDAMSGQYYARFVVKNVDSSDSYLRQPHRVLELHNDGTYVEEVTDYVLMMKIDEQNMQGGNSLLLHLDDWEHLQRYFTHPLARRAMRWAAPPSKNVSHDVFHPVFDVDAQGRPVMRYIDQFVQPKDFEEGVWLSDLSDALENSKNILSVPVPVGKFLLINNLFWLHGRDRFTPHPDLRRELMRQRGYFAYSTPHYQTHQ; encoded by the coding sequence ATGAACACACTGACTGCCGTAAAACAGCATGCCGCCGACGTCTCCCGCAGCGCGAACGGTTTTACCGTTGCGCCTTCCCGGCAATCGCCGCGGATGCTGGAGCTGACGTTTTCCGCCCAGGTGACAAAGAAATTCCTGCAACAGGTCGAGCAATGGCCGGTGCAGGCGCTGGAGTACAAATCGTTTTTGCGGTTTAAGGTGGGCAAAATCCTCGACGACCTTTGCGGCAATCAGCTGCAGCCGCTGCTGCTTAACACCCTGCTGAACCGCAGCGAAGGCGCGCTGCTGATTGGGGCCGAAGGGATCGATAACGTCGCCCAGGCCGATGAGATGGTCAAACTGGCGACCGCCGTGGCGCACCTGATTGGGCGCTCGAACTTTGACGCGATGAGCGGGCAGTACTATGCGCGCTTTGTGGTGAAAAACGTCGACAGTTCGGACAGCTATCTGCGACAGCCGCACCGCGTGCTGGAGCTGCATAACGACGGCACCTACGTCGAAGAAGTCACGGACTATGTGCTGATGATGAAAATCGATGAGCAGAACATGCAGGGCGGGAACTCGCTGCTGCTGCACCTGGACGACTGGGAGCATCTGCAGCGCTATTTCACGCACCCGCTGGCGCGCCGCGCGATGCGCTGGGCCGCGCCGCCGAGCAAAAACGTCAGCCACGACGTGTTCCACCCGGTTTTTGATGTCGACGCTCAGGGGCGCCCGGTGATGCGCTATATCGATCAGTTCGTCCAGCCTAAAGATTTTGAAGAAGGCGTCTGGCTGAGCGATCTGTCGGATGCGCTGGAAAACAGCAAGAACATTCTTTCCGTACCGGTGCCCGTCGGGAAATTCCTGCTTATCAACAACCTGTTCTGGCTACACGGGCGTGACCGCTTTACGCCGCATCCGGATCTGCGTCGTGAGCTGATGCGCCAGCGCGGTTATTTTGCGTATTCCACCCCCCACTACCAGACTCATCAATAA
- the lhgO gene encoding L-2-hydroxyglutarate oxidase: MYDFVIIGGGIIGMSTAMQLIDVYPDARIALLEKESAPARHQTGHNSGVIHAGVYYTPGSLKAQFCLAGNRATKAFCDQNGIRYDTCGKMLVATSSLEMERMRALWDRTAANGLEREWLSAAELREREPNITGLGGIFVPSSGIVSYREVTAAMAKNFQAKGGEIVYNAEVSALHEHAAGVVIHTRQGQEFEAATLISCSGLMADRLVKMLGVDPGFIICPFRGEYFRLASQHNQIVNHLIYPIPDPAMPFLGVHLTRMIDGSVTVGPNAVLAFKREGYRKRDFSLADTLEIFGSSGIRRVLQKNLRSGLGEMKNSLCKSGYLRLVQKYCPSLTLSDLQPWPAGVRAQAVSPDGKLIDDFLFVTTPRSIHTCNAPSPAATSAIPIGAHIVSKVMALLESQNNPGRTLRAAQSVDALHAAFTRSSS; the protein is encoded by the coding sequence ATGTACGATTTTGTAATTATTGGCGGCGGCATCATCGGCATGTCCACCGCCATGCAGCTGATTGACGTCTATCCTGACGCCAGAATTGCGCTACTGGAAAAAGAGTCCGCTCCGGCCCGTCACCAGACGGGCCATAACAGCGGGGTCATTCATGCCGGGGTGTACTACACCCCGGGGAGCCTCAAGGCGCAGTTTTGCCTGGCCGGCAACCGGGCCACCAAAGCGTTTTGCGATCAAAACGGTATTCGCTATGACACCTGCGGAAAAATGCTGGTCGCCACATCGAGCCTGGAAATGGAGAGGATGCGGGCGCTGTGGGATCGCACCGCGGCGAATGGGCTGGAGCGTGAATGGCTGAGCGCCGCAGAACTGCGGGAGCGGGAGCCCAATATCACCGGCCTTGGCGGCATTTTTGTCCCTTCAAGCGGAATCGTCAGCTATCGTGAGGTGACCGCGGCGATGGCCAAAAACTTTCAGGCCAAAGGCGGTGAGATTGTGTATAACGCCGAGGTCAGCGCCCTGCACGAACATGCGGCAGGGGTGGTTATCCACACCCGCCAGGGGCAAGAGTTTGAAGCCGCTACCCTGATAAGCTGCTCGGGCCTGATGGCCGATCGGCTGGTCAAAATGCTGGGCGTCGACCCTGGCTTTATTATCTGCCCGTTCCGCGGCGAGTATTTCCGCCTGGCGTCGCAGCATAACCAGATAGTTAACCATTTGATCTACCCGATCCCGGATCCGGCGATGCCGTTTCTCGGCGTCCACCTTACCCGCATGATCGACGGCAGCGTGACGGTCGGCCCTAACGCGGTGCTGGCGTTTAAACGCGAAGGCTACCGTAAGCGCGACTTCTCGCTTGCCGATACGCTGGAGATCTTCGGCTCCTCCGGCATTCGCCGCGTGCTGCAGAAGAACCTGCGCTCTGGGCTTGGCGAGATGAAGAATTCGCTGTGCAAAAGCGGCTATCTGCGGCTGGTGCAAAAGTACTGTCCGAGCCTGACGCTCAGCGATCTGCAGCCCTGGCCCGCGGGCGTGCGCGCGCAGGCGGTCTCGCCGGACGGCAAGCTGATTGACGACTTTCTGTTCGTCACCACGCCGCGCTCCATTCACACCTGCAACGCGCCTTCTCCGGCGGCGACGTCGGCCATTCCTATCGGCGCCCATATCGTCAGCAAGGTGATGGCATTGCTGGAAAGCCAGAATAATCCCGGCCGCACGCTGCGCGCCGCACAGAGTGTGGATGCGCTGCATGCCGCATTCACCCGTTCATCTTCTTAA
- the gabD gene encoding NADP-dependent succinate-semialdehyde dehydrogenase, with protein sequence MQFRDPELFRQQAFIDGQWRDAHSGEVTAVVNPANGQRLGSVPKMGAEETREAIDAANRALPAWRDLTAKARATVLRRWFDLMMENQEDLARLMTLEQGKPLAEARGEISYAASFIEWFAEEGKRIYGDTIPGHQADKRLIVIKQPIGVTAAITPWNFPSAMITRKAGPALAAGCTMVLKPASQTPYSALALAHLAQRAGIPDGVFNVVTGSAGAIGDELTHNPIVRKLSFTGSTEIGRLLMAQCAKDIKKVSLELGGNAPFIVFDDADLDSAVEGALASKFRNAGQTCVCANRLYVQDGVYDRFAEKLQQAVAKLQLGDGLQPGVTTGPLIDEKAVAKVQEHIADALEKGAQVVAGGHAHALGGNFFQPTILVNVPANARVAKEETFGPLAPLFRFHDEAEVIALANDTEFGLAAYFYARDLSRVFRVGEALEYGIVGINTGIISNEVAPFGGIKASGLGREGSKYGIEDYLEIKYMCIGL encoded by the coding sequence ATGCAATTTCGCGATCCCGAGTTGTTCCGCCAGCAGGCCTTTATCGATGGTCAGTGGCGCGATGCGCATAGCGGCGAGGTGACGGCGGTCGTCAACCCCGCCAACGGACAGCGTCTGGGCAGCGTCCCTAAGATGGGCGCGGAAGAAACCCGCGAGGCGATCGATGCCGCTAACCGCGCGCTGCCGGCCTGGCGCGACTTAACGGCGAAAGCCCGCGCCACCGTGCTGCGCCGCTGGTTCGATCTGATGATGGAAAACCAGGAAGATCTGGCCCGGCTGATGACGCTTGAGCAGGGCAAACCGCTGGCGGAAGCCAGAGGAGAGATTAGCTATGCCGCTTCGTTTATCGAATGGTTCGCCGAGGAGGGCAAGCGCATCTATGGCGATACGATCCCGGGCCATCAGGCCGATAAGCGCCTGATCGTTATTAAGCAGCCGATCGGCGTCACCGCGGCCATTACCCCGTGGAACTTCCCGTCGGCGATGATCACCCGCAAGGCGGGACCGGCGCTGGCGGCTGGCTGCACGATGGTGCTAAAACCCGCCAGCCAGACGCCGTATTCTGCGCTGGCTTTGGCGCATTTAGCGCAGCGCGCCGGGATCCCCGACGGCGTGTTTAACGTGGTTACCGGCTCGGCGGGCGCTATCGGCGACGAGCTCACCCACAACCCGATCGTGCGCAAGCTGTCGTTTACCGGCTCAACGGAAATCGGCCGCTTGCTGATGGCGCAGTGCGCAAAAGATATCAAGAAGGTGTCGCTGGAGCTGGGCGGCAACGCGCCGTTCATTGTTTTTGACGATGCCGATCTCGACAGCGCGGTGGAGGGGGCCCTGGCCTCGAAGTTTCGTAACGCCGGGCAAACCTGCGTATGCGCCAACCGCCTGTACGTTCAGGACGGCGTGTACGATCGCTTCGCGGAAAAGCTCCAGCAGGCGGTCGCTAAACTGCAGCTGGGCGACGGTTTACAGCCCGGCGTGACCACAGGACCGCTGATTGATGAAAAGGCGGTCGCCAAAGTGCAGGAGCATATCGCCGATGCGCTGGAGAAAGGCGCTCAGGTTGTGGCGGGCGGTCACGCGCACGCGCTGGGCGGCAATTTCTTCCAGCCCACCATCCTGGTGAACGTTCCGGCGAATGCGCGGGTGGCAAAGGAGGAAACCTTTGGTCCACTGGCGCCGCTGTTCCGTTTTCACGATGAAGCCGAGGTGATTGCGCTGGCCAACGACACCGAGTTTGGCCTGGCGGCCTACTTCTACGCCCGTGACCTGAGCCGCGTGTTCCGCGTCGGCGAAGCGCTGGAGTACGGCATCGTCGGCATTAACACCGGCATTATTTCCAATGAAGTTGCCCCCTTTGGCGGGATCAAAGCCTCGGGCCTTGGCCGCGAAGGTTCTAAATATGGCATCGAGGATTATTTAGAGATCAAATACATGTGTATTGGTCTCTGA
- the gabP gene encoding GABA permease, with protein MGQLSPSHALGGGLKSRHVTMLSIAGVIGASLFVGSSVAIAEAGPAVLLSYLFAGLLVVMIMRMLAEMAVASPDTGSFSTYADKAIGRWAGYTIGWLYWWFWVLVIPLEANIAAMILNSWIPGVPIWLFSLLITLALTGSNLLSVKNYGEFEFWLALCKVIAILAFIGLGVVAISGFYPYADVGGISRLWDHGGFMPNGFGAVLSAMLITMFSFMGAEIVTIAAAESDTPDKHIVRATNSVIWRISLFYLCSIFVVVALIPWNTPGLKEVGSYRSVLELLHIPYARLIMDCVILLSVTSCLNSALYTASRMLYSLSRRGDAPEVMGRTNRSRTPYIAVLLSTGAAFLTVIVNYYAPAKVFKFLIDSSGAIALLVYLVIAVSQLRMRKQLAGRENALKLKMWLYPWLTWLVIAFITVVLVVMLFRPGQQLEVLSTGLLGLGIICTVPIMSRWKKLMLWQKSAWQNTL; from the coding sequence ATGGGGCAATTGTCACCATCGCATGCACTGGGCGGCGGGCTGAAGTCACGCCACGTCACCATGCTATCCATCGCCGGCGTTATCGGCGCGAGTTTATTTGTTGGCTCCAGCGTGGCTATCGCCGAAGCCGGGCCTGCCGTTCTGCTGTCCTACCTGTTTGCCGGTCTGCTGGTGGTTATGATCATGCGGATGCTCGCCGAAATGGCGGTCGCTTCTCCGGATACGGGCTCGTTTTCGACCTACGCCGATAAGGCGATCGGCCGCTGGGCCGGGTATACCATCGGCTGGCTGTACTGGTGGTTCTGGGTGCTGGTGATTCCGCTGGAGGCCAATATTGCGGCGATGATCCTTAACTCGTGGATCCCCGGCGTTCCCATCTGGCTGTTTTCATTGCTGATAACCCTCGCGCTGACCGGAAGTAATTTGCTTAGCGTTAAAAACTACGGTGAATTCGAATTCTGGCTGGCGCTGTGCAAGGTGATCGCCATTCTGGCGTTTATCGGCCTGGGCGTGGTGGCGATTAGCGGCTTCTATCCTTATGCCGACGTCGGCGGCATATCCCGCCTCTGGGATCACGGCGGCTTTATGCCCAACGGCTTTGGCGCGGTGCTGAGCGCGATGCTTATCACCATGTTCTCGTTTATGGGCGCGGAGATCGTCACCATCGCGGCGGCAGAATCCGATACCCCGGACAAGCATATTGTGCGGGCGACCAACTCCGTCATCTGGCGTATTTCGCTGTTCTATCTGTGCTCTATTTTTGTGGTCGTGGCGCTGATCCCCTGGAACACTCCGGGACTTAAAGAGGTCGGGTCGTACCGCTCGGTACTTGAGCTGCTGCATATCCCCTACGCGCGGCTCATTATGGACTGCGTCATCTTGCTGTCAGTGACCAGCTGCCTTAACTCCGCGCTGTACACCGCATCACGGATGCTTTACTCCCTGAGCCGCCGTGGCGATGCGCCGGAAGTGATGGGGCGGACCAACCGCAGCAGGACGCCGTACATCGCGGTATTGCTCTCGACCGGCGCGGCGTTTTTAACGGTTATCGTCAATTACTATGCGCCCGCCAAGGTGTTTAAGTTCCTGATAGACAGCTCCGGCGCCATTGCGCTGCTGGTGTACCTGGTGATCGCGGTGTCGCAGCTGCGGATGCGTAAGCAGCTGGCGGGCCGGGAAAACGCCCTCAAACTGAAGATGTGGCTGTATCCGTGGCTGACCTGGCTTGTCATCGCTTTTATCACCGTGGTGCTGGTGGTGATGCTGTTCCGGCCGGGACAGCAGCTGGAGGTGCTTTCGACCGGGCTGCTGGGGCTGGGGATCATTTGTACGGTGCCCATCATGTCCCGCTGGAAAAAACTGATGTTGTGGCAAAAATCGGCGTGGCAGAATACGCTGTAG